The following coding sequences lie in one Rutidosis leptorrhynchoides isolate AG116_Rl617_1_P2 chromosome 4, CSIRO_AGI_Rlap_v1, whole genome shotgun sequence genomic window:
- the LOC139904395 gene encoding uncharacterized protein yields MAYIPTRFKRITAAFDDDARARLCQSSSGSEHLAENSVTDLSDLVDSFFEVDVNDRFESNVEKRLEEKASQDAGGFLGTDTDTKETLIELIGGSNDDEDDRTKRAIRFELETVCWNLNDASNKRNIMTLLRQKGFDAGLCKSRWGKTGGHPGGEYEYVDVLLSGDRYIVEVSIGAEFTIARPTKAYESLLDIMPKFMVIKPNELKKVVRLMCAEMRTSLRSREMLISPWRKNGYMQSKWFGSYKRTTNFITAVVGNGEGEFTG; encoded by the exons ATGGCATATATTCCAACGAGATTCAAGCGAATCACAGCAGCGTTTGACGATGATGCTAGGGCACGATTATGCCAGAGTAGTAGCGGAAGCGAGCATTTGGCCGAGAACTCGGTGACGGATCTTTCCGATTTAGTTGACTCGTTTTTTGAAGTAGATGTTAACGATCGATTTGAATCCAACGTTGAAAAACGTCTTGAAGAGAAGGCATCTCAGGATGCGGGCGGATTTTTAGGTACCGATACTGATACTAAAGAAACGCTGATTGAATTGATCGGTGGTAGTAACGATGATGAAGATGACCGTACGAAACGTGCAATTCGTTTCGAGTTAGAAACTGTGTGTTGGAATTTGAATGATGCTTCAAATAAGAGAAATATAATGACTTTACTTCGTCAAAAAGGATTCGATGCAG GTCTTTGTAAGTCACGATGGGGGAAAACAGGAGGGCATCCAGGTGGTGAATACGAATACGTCGACGTTTTATTATCAGGTGACCGTTACATTGTTGAAGTATCAATAGGAGCTGAATTTACAATCGCACGGCCGACTAAAGCTTACGAATCGTTACTCGATATAATGCCGAAATTTATGGTGATTAAACCTAATGAATTAAAGAAGGTAGTTAGGCTAATGTGCGCTGAGATGAGAACGTCACTAAGATCACGAGAAATGTTGATATCGCCTTGGAGAAAAAACGGATACATGCAATCGAAATGGTTCGGATCGTATAAAAGGACAACGAACTTTATAACCGCGGTGGTGGGAAACGGTGAGGGTGAGTTTACCGGTTAG